From Suncus etruscus isolate mSunEtr1 chromosome 6, mSunEtr1.pri.cur, whole genome shotgun sequence, one genomic window encodes:
- the NME9 gene encoding thioredoxin domain-containing protein 6 — protein sequence MPPAWHPPSSSLRGFSFRKRGRRQCACACACAAVLGGGDPANARARRPGPAPPWVTVTVPAPRASACTPRGGRPAVRPLVDVYQGWCGPCKPAVSLFQKLRLELGLDLLHFALAEADSLDVLEKYRGRCEPTFLFYAGGELVAVVRGANAPLLEKTILDQLEAEKKVLAEGGERKAIKDEALSGAEERSPHEQDDGDDEDVASSGKPYTLAIIKPEAVAHGKADEIIMKIQEANFDIMTHEERTMTEAEVQILYQHRAGEEIFEKLVRHMSTGPSHLLILTSTKASEDVVTAWQTLMGPCDPNVARREQPDSLRAQYGTELPFNAVHGSQDSEAARLELSLLFPNRRAWGGDFSEKGRDFAQSTYTE from the exons ATGCCACCCGCCTGGCACCCTCCCTCCTCCAGCCTCCGAGGCTTCAGCTTCCGCAAAC GTGGCCGGCGCCagtgcgcgtgcgcgtgcgcgtgcgcggCGGTCCTCGGCGGCGGCGACCCCGCTAATGCGCGTGCGCGGCGGCCCGGCCCCGCCCCTCCCTGGGTCACGGTGACGGTCCCGGCCCCGCGCGCCTCCGCCTGCACGCCCCGGGGCGGCCGTCCTGCTGTTCGACCTC TGGTTGACGTCTATCAAGGCTGGTGTGGTCCCTGCAAACCTGCAGTGAGCCTCTTCCAGAAGCTGAGGCTTGAGCTGGGCCTGGACCTCCTACATTTTGCACTA GCAGAGGCTGACAGTCTTGATGTCCTTGAGAAGTACCGAGGAAGATGTGAACCCACCTTTCTGTTTTATGCG GGGGGCGAGCTGGTGGCAGTGGTGAGGGGAGCCAATGCCCCCTTGCTGGAGAAAACCATCTTGGACCAGCTGGAGGCTGAGAAGAAGGTTCTGGCTGAAGGCGGGGAACGAAAAGCG ATTAAAGATGAGGCATTGTCCGGGGCAGAGGAACGATCACCCCATGAGCaggatgatggtgatgatgaagaTGTGG CTTCCTCAGGGAAGCCGTACACCTTGGCCATCATCAAACCTGAGGCAGTGGCCCATGGCAAGGCCGACGAGATCATCATGAAG ATCCAGGAGGCCAACTTTGACATCATGACACATGAGGAGAGGACCATGACAGAGGCAGAAGTGCAAATTCTCTACCAGCACAGAGCTGGCGAG GAGATCTTTGAGAAGCTGGTACGTCACATGTCCACTGGACCCAGCCACCTCCTGATTCTCACCAGCACCAAGGCCTCCGAGGATGTGGTCACTGCCTGGCAGACCCTCATGGGGCCCTGTGACCCCAACGTGGCTAGGCGGGAGCAGCCAGACAG TCTGCGGGCCCAGTATGGCACAGAGTTGCCCTTTAACGCCGTCCATGGGAGCCAGGACAGCGAGGCTGCCCGCCTGGAGCTGAGCTTGCTCTTCCCCAACCGCCGGGCATGGGGTGGAGACTTCTCTG AAAAGGGCCGTGACTTTGCCCAGTCTACCTACACGGAATAG